The Amycolatopsis nigrescens CSC17Ta-90 genomic interval CCTGACTTTCGTGGTGCCCCAGTCCCCCTGGAGCACTTCGATCGTCACGGTGGGATCACCGCCGGGACAACGCCGCCGAACCGTCCCGTACAAGGTCACATGGTCTCGTACGATCTCGCACAGCCGGTCAGGCACACGGCGGGTGATAGGCCGTGCCCGGCAGGAACTGCTCCCATTCCGCGGTGGTGATGCCGGCGCCGGACGCGGTGCAAAGCCAGCGGATGGTGGCTTCAGGGTCCGTGCGCCACAAGCGCACGCTGCCGTCCCGGCTGCCGCCGGCGAGGAATGCGCCGTCGTGGCTGTACGCCAGTGACATCGCCGCGTCGGTGGACGCGGTGACAGTCGCCGTGCGTTCGGGTTCGCGGGGGTCGGTGAGGTCCCACAGCCAGATCGTCCCGTCGACGCTGGCCGCCGCGAGCTCGTTACGTTCCGGGTGGAACGTGAGCTGGTAGAGGTCGGCGACCGGGCCGTCCAGCGATGCGCCGATGGCCATCGGCTTGCCGGGATCGGTGAGGTCCCACAGGTACACGTTGTCGTCGGCGGCGGCGCCGACCGCCAGCACCGCGCCGTCCGGGCTGAACGCGGCCGATGTCGCCGCATCGCCGACCTGGAGTCTGGTGAGCAGGCGCGGCCGGCCCGGGTCGCCGACGTCATAGAGGTAGGCATTGCCGTCATCGCTGCCCGTCACGATCAGCTTGCCGTCGGGGCTGAAGCGAACGTCGTTGAGGGCCCTGCCGGTTTCGGTCATCGAGGCCAGGCGTTTCGGGTGACCCGGGTCGGCCAAGTCGAGAAGCGTGACGGAGCCGTCCTTCGTGGCGACCGCGAGCACGGTGCCGTTCGGCTGGAACTCGACCCAGGCCACGGTCGAACCGGTGACGACCCCGGTGTCCGCGAGCTGTCTGGGCTGAGCTGGGTCGCCGATGTCCCACAGGTGGATTCCGCCGTTACCGGTACCGGCCGCGAGCAGCCTGTCGTCGGAGCTGACGGCGATGGGGCCGCTCAGCTTGCCCTGACTTCCGGTGGGCGCGAGGGCCGCACCGATGCGCGCGGGCTTGCCGGAGGCCGAGGCGTCGATGAGGTGAATCCCGTTGTCCTGGCTTCCAGGCCCGACGGCCAGCGTTTGCCGTGCGCCGGCGAAGGCCACCGAGTACACCGTGTCGCCGAAGTCGTCGATGACGGGTCCCGGGACCGTCCAGGTCCGGGTGGCGCCGTCTTCGGTGAGGGTCACGACCGTGTGCTCGTCCACGTAGGTGGCCGTGGTGATGACGCCAGGATGCGGAAGGGTCCTGCGAACGTCCCGGGTGGCCAGGTCCCATTCCCAGAGCTTGCGGTCCGAACTGCCCGCGATGATCCGATCGCCGTCCGGGCTGAAATCGATGAAAGTGACCCAGCTGGCCGGCCCGGTGAGCTGACCGAGAGGTTTCGGGCTCGCGGGATCGGCGACGTCCCACAGGTACACGGCGCGGTCGGCACTGGTTCCAGCGGCGAGGACGCGGCTGTCGGGCGAGATCGCCACCGAGAACACCTGACCGCCAGGGCCAGCCAAACTCGGCAACGGCTGAGGCCGGGCCGGATCGGCGAGCGTGAAGCGGTGCACCATGCGGTCCCTGCTGCCCGCGGCCAGCGTCTTCCCGTCCGGCGCGAAGGCGACGCTGGTGATAGCGTCCCGCGGCCCGGAGAGCAGCTTTTTTCCGGCGGGATCGGCGAGGTCCCACAGGTGGATCTTGGCGTCGGCGCCGCCTACGGCGACGGTACGGCCGTCCGGAGAGATCGCCACCGAGGCCACCACCCCGCTCGGCCCGGTCAGGTTCGCCAGCTCGACCGGGGCGGCGAGGTCGGCGATGTTCCACAACCGGACCGTCCCGCTCTCACCGACCACGGCGAGCCGCGTGTCGTCCCGGCTGATCGTGATGGCGACGGCGCGGCTGCCGAGGTTCAGCGCCGGTCCCGCCGCCGTATCCTCCCCCGCCCGTGACAGGGAGATAGTGCCGTTCTTGGCACCGGTGGCGAGTACGCCGGTCGTAGCCGCGACGACGTTGGTGGAGCCGCCCTGGCCGTAGTGCCTGGCGGCGATGGGGTGCGCCGAGGAGTCCAGCAGCGCGGACCGGGCCTCAGCGGTGGGAGCGCTGCGGTAGCCGACCGCGGCGAGTTGCGCGGCCAGCGCCGGGTCGGAGTCCCGGAGCCGCTCCGCCTTGACCGCGATGTCGCGGGACAGCGCGAGTCGTCCGTCGCGTTCGGCCGCGTCCCGCGTGCGCTGGGCGTACCACATCGCGGTCGCGGCGAGGACGATCATGACCACGGCCGCGCTGGTGAGCTGGTACCGGCGCCGGACGCGGCGGCGGGCCACCGCCTGTGCGACGTCGCGTTCGCCCACCCCGGCGTCGAGGAACTCCCGTTCGAGCGGGTTGAGCTCTTCCCGGTGGCCGCCGGCCCAGCTGAGGGCGGCGGCCAGGGTGCCGCCGTGGTACAGGTCGTCGTCGCTGCGCCCGTTGTCCCGCCAGGTGCGGGCGGCCAAGGTCAGCCGTCGATGCACCTGCCGTCCCGCGCGGTCGTCGTCGAGCCACCCGCGCAGCCGCGGCCACGCCTGGAGCAGCGCCTCATGACTGATCTGCACCGTCGTGTCGCCAGCGGTCAGCAGCCGGTGCGCGATGAAGGTGTCCAGGATGTCGTCGATCTCTTCGGCCTCGGCGTCGGGCCGCTCCCCGACCAGTTCGTCGCGGTCCACCCGGCGACGGGTGTCGGCCGTGGTCTCCCCGACCTGCACCAGGCGCAAGAACACCTGCCTGGTCACCTGCTGCGCGTGCCGCCCGAGCCCGCCATAAGCGGCGTCGGCGGTTTCGGCGATGGCGTGCCGGATTCCCCCGATCGAGCGGTAGTCCTGGATGCCGAGGACCCGCTCGTCGCGTGCCAAGGCGGCGTCGAAGGTCGCCTGCAAGGTGTGCGACAGCAGCGGCAGCACCCCTGGCTCGTGCGCGGCGTCCGGTTCCTGGGGCGCGCTCGGCGACACCTCCCGGACCAGCAGCTCCACCAGCCCGTCGTCGACGTCCATGCCCACCGTGCGAGCCGGCTCGGTGACCGCCGCCCGCAGCTCGGGTTCGGTCATCGGGCCCACCACGACCTGCGCGTTCTGCAACGCCGCCGCCAGCTCCGGATAACGCAGCGCGTGCCCGTAGAAGTCGGCGCGCAGGCCCAGCACCACGGCCTCCGCCCGCGCCGCCGACCACACCGCGGCGAGGAACGCGCGCCGCTCGGCATCGTCGACGTCGGCCGCGAAGATCTCCTCCAGCTGGTCGACCACGAGCGGACACCGTTGCCCCGGCTCGGCCCTCGCCAGCTCCTCCAGCGGCGACTTGCCCGGCGTCACCACGACGGGCGGCCGGCCGGCGTCGACCAGCCTGGGCAGCAACCCCGCGCGCAGCAACGAGGACTTCCCGGCTCCGGACGGCCCCACCACGACGACCGGCTCCCCGACGTGCGCGGCGACCTCGTCGACGAGCCGTTCGGTCAGTGCGGACCGGCCGAAGAAGTGCGCGGCGTCGGCGATGTCAAAGGAACGCAGCCCCGGATACGGATTGCCCACCCCCTGGCCGCCGTTGCGCGCACGACGCCGGAGCCGCTCCACCGTCGCCCACCACGCCTCCAGCTGCGCGTCACCACGCACCCCGAGCTCGCGCAGCAGGAGCCGGAACTCCCGCCCCACCCCCTGCTGCGGCAGGTGCCTGCCCTTGAAGTAGCCATTCAGCGTGCTCCGGCGCAACCCGTGCGCGCCATGGACATCGAGGCCGGCGGTAGCGCTCGCCAGCTGGCTCAGCGACCGGCCCGACCGCTCCTTCAACCGCGTCAAGACCGCCCCGAAGGCCGAAATCGAGTCGACCTCGGCCGGGTCGATGTCATGCTCCCCCACCGGAGCACCTCCCCTTGCTCTGATCCAGCCGCCATTCAGGTAACCAAATGACGCCGGACCGTGACCATCCTAGGGGCTCGAACTCGCCCGGACGGCCCAGTGGCCGGACCTCGCTGTACGAGATCGTGCGAAGCAGCTCAGCGAGGTTGTCCCGCCCCCGGTCCTACCCGACGATCGAAAGAGTCCTGCGGCAGGACGGCGGGACCAGGCAAGGGGGAACTACGAGGAGGGGTTTCATGCGCGGGGGAATGCGGATCATCACGATGGCGGCCGCGGCGATAACCGGGCTCGGCGTGGCGACCACCGCGGTCACGGCACAGGAGTACGCCGGCCGGGAGCTGCGAGTGGTCACGTTCAACATCCAGCACGGCTATCCGGCGGATCGGAAGCCGTGCGACGCGACCACGTCGAGTTGCGCGGGGCCGGATCTGGACCGGATCGCGGAGCGGATCAGGAAACTGAACCCGGACGTGGTGTCCTTGCAGGAGGTCAACCGGGACCACCGGTTCGGCAATTGCGTCGACATGGCGGCCGAGCTCGGCAAGAAACTGGGCATGGACCACCGGTTCCACCGCAACGCCTACCAGCACCCGACGCACAAATGCGGCGCCGGGAAGAACGAGGACACCGGCAACGCGATCCTGTCCAAGTTCCCGATCACCGGCACCGGGAAGACGGACCTGCCGAAAGACGTGCCGGGCCAGGACAAGCCGCGCACGCTGGTCTGGGCGTCGTTCACCGTCGACGGCAAGCCGATGGTCGCCTACAGCCTGCACATCTCCCACCTCTACCAGGACGCGCGGATCCCGCAGCTGAAGGCCGCGCTGGCCTCGGTCGCACAGGTGAACAAGGCGCACGGCAACGCGATGTCCGTGCTGTCCGGCGATTTCAACGCCGCCGTGGACAGGGCCGACGGCGACCAGGGCAAGATCACCGAAGGCAAGCAGGTGGTCAACCTGGTCACCGACGCCGGGTTCACCGACGGGTGGCAGGCGGCCCCGAAGCACACGAGCCAGCCCTACACGCACAAAGCCGACAACCCGACCATCCGGATCGACTACGTGTTCGCCGGACCGTCGTTCACGGTGACTCAGGCCGGGGCACTGAACACCCGGGCCTCGGATCACCGGCCGGTGGCGGTCGACCTCCGGGTGAAGTAGGGGGCCGGAGCCGCCGGAGCCCGCTCAGCGACGGCTCCGGCGGCCTGGCTCAGGCTCGTTCGAGCACGACCACCGGGATCTCCCGGTCGGTCTTGCGCTGGTAGTTGTCGTAGTCGGGCCAGACCCCGGCCATGATCGGCCACAGCTTCGCCCGCTCCTCGCTGTTCGCGGTGCGCGCGTTGGCGGTGAACTTGTCCGCCTTCACCTGCACCTTGACCTCGGGGTGCTCGACCAGGTTGAGGTACCAGCCGGGGTGCTTGTCGTCGCCGCCCTTGGAAGCCACGATGACGTAGGCGCCGTCCACCTCCTGGTAGATCAGCGCGAACTTGCGCTCCAGGCCGGTCTTGCGGCCGGTGGTGGTGAGAACCAGCGTGGGCACGCCGTCCTGCCAGTCGTGCCCGACCTCGCCGTCGGTCTCTTCGTACCGCCGGACGTGCTCGTCACCGAACAGCATGGGGAAAGCTCCTTTCGTCTGTTGACGCCACGCTAGTCACAACACCAGCGGGCCGCAGACCATGAGGGTTATGCACTATCCAGTCGACGGGGGCCGCCCGGAGGGTGGCTCGCGGCGGCTGGATGCCGGTGACACGGACGGCAGCCGCACCAACAAATGTGCATAACGCTCATTCGCGTAGACACAGTCTAGAAGCGCAGTTTGGACAGATAGTCGTAGCCGACCTCGGCCGTGTGCAGCGCATCGGTGGGCGCGTCGTGCTCCACGATGAAATGCTTCACATCACCCGGCCAGGTGCTGCGGAAGATGTGCCGGAAGTCGATGACGCCGGTGCCGAGGTCGGCGAACTCACCGGTCGGCGCCTTGTCCTTGACGTGGAACTGCTTGACCCGGCCGAAGTTCCGGTAGAACAGCTCCACCGGGTCCACCTCGCCGGTGACCACCCAGAACAGGTCGAACTCCAGGTGCACGTGCTGCCGCGAAGTGTGCTTGACCAGCACGTCGAACGGCCGCACCCCGTCGATCGCGCGGAACTCGTGGTCGTGGTTGTGGTAGCCGTACCTGATCCCGGCGCGGGCGAACGCGCGGGCCGCCTTGTCCAGCCGCCCGGCGAACGCGCGCCATTCGGCGATGGTCTCGAACTTGGCGTACGCACAGTCGGCGTAGGAGTTGCCGAGGATCTTCGCGTCCGCGATCAGCTGGTCCACATCGGAATGGTCGAAGTCGATGTGGCTGGACAGCGCGCGCAGGTGGTACCTGTCCAGCAGGCCGCGGAACTCCTTCGCGGAACGGCCGTAGGTGCCGGCCAGCTCGACCCCGCGGTAGCCGAGGTCCGCGAGCGCCTCCAGGGTGCCGGGTGTGTCCGCCTGCAGCAGGTCGCGCAGCGTGTAGAGCTGGATGCCGATCCGGTCCTTGGGGATCCGCAGCCAGCGGCCACCGGGCAGCGGCGCCGCTTGCGCGGTCCCGGACAGCGCGGCCGCGGCGCCTACAGCAGCAGCGGCGCCCACCGCGCCGCGCAGCATCGACCGGCGGGAAAGCGATCCTTCTTCGGTCATGGCTCGTCCTCTCAATCCTTGCTGGAAAAAGCGGCGTCGAAGGCGGCGTCGGGCTTGTCGAAGATCAGGTTCCG includes:
- a CDS encoding WD40 repeat domain-containing protein; amino-acid sequence: MGEHDIDPAEVDSISAFGAVLTRLKERSGRSLSQLASATAGLDVHGAHGLRRSTLNGYFKGRHLPQQGVGREFRLLLRELGVRGDAQLEAWWATVERLRRRARNGGQGVGNPYPGLRSFDIADAAHFFGRSALTERLVDEVAAHVGEPVVVVGPSGAGKSSLLRAGLLPRLVDAGRPPVVVTPGKSPLEELARAEPGQRCPLVVDQLEEIFAADVDDAERRAFLAAVWSAARAEAVVLGLRADFYGHALRYPELAAALQNAQVVVGPMTEPELRAAVTEPARTVGMDVDDGLVELLVREVSPSAPQEPDAAHEPGVLPLLSHTLQATFDAALARDERVLGIQDYRSIGGIRHAIAETADAAYGGLGRHAQQVTRQVFLRLVQVGETTADTRRRVDRDELVGERPDAEAEEIDDILDTFIAHRLLTAGDTTVQISHEALLQAWPRLRGWLDDDRAGRQVHRRLTLAARTWRDNGRSDDDLYHGGTLAAALSWAGGHREELNPLEREFLDAGVGERDVAQAVARRRVRRRYQLTSAAVVMIVLAATAMWYAQRTRDAAERDGRLALSRDIAVKAERLRDSDPALAAQLAAVGYRSAPTAEARSALLDSSAHPIAARHYGQGGSTNVVAATTGVLATGAKNGTISLSRAGEDTAAGPALNLGSRAVAITISRDDTRLAVVGESGTVRLWNIADLAAPVELANLTGPSGVVASVAISPDGRTVAVGGADAKIHLWDLADPAGKKLLSGPRDAITSVAFAPDGKTLAAGSRDRMVHRFTLADPARPQPLPSLAGPGGQVFSVAISPDSRVLAAGTSADRAVYLWDVADPASPKPLGQLTGPASWVTFIDFSPDGDRIIAGSSDRKLWEWDLATRDVRRTLPHPGVITTATYVDEHTVVTLTEDGATRTWTVPGPVIDDFGDTVYSVAFAGARQTLAVGPGSQDNGIHLIDASASGKPARIGAALAPTGSQGKLSGPIAVSSDDRLLAAGTGNGGIHLWDIGDPAQPRQLADTGVVTGSTVAWVEFQPNGTVLAVATKDGSVTLLDLADPGHPKRLASMTETGRALNDVRFSPDGKLIVTGSDDGNAYLYDVGDPGRPRLLTRLQVGDAATSAAFSPDGAVLAVGAAADDNVYLWDLTDPGKPMAIGASLDGPVADLYQLTFHPERNELAAASVDGTIWLWDLTDPREPERTATVTASTDAAMSLAYSHDGAFLAGGSRDGSVRLWRTDPEATIRWLCTASGAGITTAEWEQFLPGTAYHPPCA
- a CDS encoding endonuclease/exonuclease/phosphatase family protein produces the protein MRGGMRIITMAAAAITGLGVATTAVTAQEYAGRELRVVTFNIQHGYPADRKPCDATTSSCAGPDLDRIAERIRKLNPDVVSLQEVNRDHRFGNCVDMAAELGKKLGMDHRFHRNAYQHPTHKCGAGKNEDTGNAILSKFPITGTGKTDLPKDVPGQDKPRTLVWASFTVDGKPMVAYSLHISHLYQDARIPQLKAALASVAQVNKAHGNAMSVLSGDFNAAVDRADGDQGKITEGKQVVNLVTDAGFTDGWQAAPKHTSQPYTHKADNPTIRIDYVFAGPSFTVTQAGALNTRASDHRPVAVDLRVK
- a CDS encoding nitroreductase family deazaflavin-dependent oxidoreductase produces the protein MLFGDEHVRRYEETDGEVGHDWQDGVPTLVLTTTGRKTGLERKFALIYQEVDGAYVIVASKGGDDKHPGWYLNLVEHPEVKVQVKADKFTANARTANSEERAKLWPIMAGVWPDYDNYQRKTDREIPVVVLERA
- a CDS encoding sugar phosphate isomerase/epimerase family protein, producing MTEEGSLSRRSMLRGAVGAAAAVGAAAALSGTAQAAPLPGGRWLRIPKDRIGIQLYTLRDLLQADTPGTLEALADLGYRGVELAGTYGRSAKEFRGLLDRYHLRALSSHIDFDHSDVDQLIADAKILGNSYADCAYAKFETIAEWRAFAGRLDKAARAFARAGIRYGYHNHDHEFRAIDGVRPFDVLVKHTSRQHVHLEFDLFWVVTGEVDPVELFYRNFGRVKQFHVKDKAPTGEFADLGTGVIDFRHIFRSTWPGDVKHFIVEHDAPTDALHTAEVGYDYLSKLRF